CTTCGAAGGCACAAGTTTGCCCAATAAACACAAGTCTGCCTGCCTCCTTTCCAGACTGCCTGCCCTCTCCACTCTGTGACAAATATGAAGCATTGGGATGTGGTGACGTCCGTGCCGGCCTTACCGAAGACATGAGACAGCACCCACCTGGCAAAGCCCTGGGGTAGCTCGCCGAGGCCGTAGAGCGGGTAGAGGTAGGGCGACTTGCCGTACCGAGCCAGGGAGTCACTGTACAGCTTGATCCTCCGTATCAGCTCCCCACACGGTCTCTGCAGATAGTCGTCGTCCCGGTACAGGGCCAGGGCATGCCCCGTAAAGTCTGCAGTGTCCTTGTCGAGGCCAAACTTTTCGTACAACTGGGAGGCCGTTGTGGTCTGGTGATCCACGTCCTTCCACGTCTTGGGGTCGTCGAAGGCGTAGTCCTGCACGGCCACCAGGAAGTTGCGGAAACGCCGCTTCTCGAACATCCCCATCAGGCTGGACGCCAGGGCCTCCTTCTCGTCGGCGGGCACTTTGTGGATCTTGCCTGCCTTGTAGACGTAGCTGCCTTCGACAGACTTGAACTCCAGGTAGCGCGTGACACCCGTGTGGATCAGCAGCTTCACCAGCTGCCCATTGGCCATGAGGAACTTGGGGACAAGGTCCACGTTCCAGTCGCGCGAGCGCCCGTACTCGTccagctggctggctggcaggctgaacTTGGTGAACAGCTCCTCCAGGGGCGTGATGGAGGCCGACTCCCCCCCGTAGTACTTGTTGCGGTCCATGTGCAACACCTTCTTGCCACTCACAGACAGCATGCCGCTCAGGATGCACTCCTGCAAACGCCACCAAGAGGGTAGGCCACATTTTTTAAGACGGGCGTCTTCACTGTGCACACGCAcaaactcaaaaaaaaaaaaaagaaaggcggcaAGACAGACATAGCGCTtcgaaaatgattttgttcaaACTAACAGATGGCCATGCGTGCATAAGTGGACAGGCTACCATGAACATATTTCTGACCACTAGCGAAATTTGGAGAAATCCCACTGGAATATGAACCATGCATCACTTACGTACCAACTTTTGTTTCCCTCACCAAAAAAGAGGCAAGTGACAATACTGTGCTAGCTTGTTTAAAGGGGCACTGCGATGCTTTCCTCAGCGTCAATTAGTATCACTGAATAGATTCATTATGAGTTCCAGAGACAAGTGCAGTAATTATTGAAATCTGAGCATGCAAACGGAAGTTATTCTActtcaaaaattaaaaataaaaacatcgGACGAAAACACATTTCAATGACCCAGTATTGAAATTGGGTGCAACCAAACACAATCTCGCCTAGCGCGAAGCATGCAGCCGAAGCTTACATGAAAATGCGGCGCCATAGAAAGTGCAGGGGTGACTAACAACAAAGGAACCTCGTATCCCTTCTCTTGCCCAGCCTTTCTCTTCAAATTTTCGGGCAAGGTGTGTCGAttggcttttttatttttcactgcctTCTTAGTGTGGTTTGAATGGCACTCGCCCCCACAAGGGCTTGAAGCAGAATAGAATGTGTTGCCTGTAGCGTTATTCTTtagtttttgtttactttcactgcttttttccagtttttgTGGAATGCTAAACGCTTTCAGTACTCAGAGACGACATTTTGGATCCATTTTGCGAATATAAAGGAACAATATTCAACCGGGACGCCCAACCAATCCGAAAGGCAGCACCCAATCTGGACGCCACCTCatttccactgccgaaaatgGCTGCCACGTCGCGA
This portion of the Amblyomma americanum isolate KBUSLIRL-KWMA chromosome 10, ASM5285725v1, whole genome shotgun sequence genome encodes:
- the Gdi gene encoding GDP dissociation inhibitor, giving the protein MDEEYDAIVLGTGLKECILSGMLSVSGKKVLHMDRNKYYGGESASITPLEELFTKFSLPASQLDEYGRSRDWNVDLVPKFLMANGQLVKLLIHTGVTRYLEFKSVEGSYVYKAGKIHKVPADEKEALASSLMGMFEKRRFRNFLVAVQDYAFDDPKTWKDVDHQTTTASQLYEKFGLDKDTADFTGHALALYRDDDYLQRPCGELIRRIKLYSDSLARYGKSPYLYPLYGLGELPQGFARLSAIYGGTYMLDKPIDEIVMENGRVVGVRSGNEMARCKQVYCDPSYVPDRVEKVGQVVRCICLLNHAIPNTRDSLSCQIIIPQKQVNRCSDIYVSLVSHTHQVAAKGWFIAMVSTTVETDNPEAEIKPGLDLLGPITQKFCSVSDVYRPVDLGAESQIFISQSYDATTHFETTCLDVLDIFRRGTGEDFDFSKVKHDLGDEQE